From a region of the Toxotes jaculatrix isolate fToxJac2 chromosome 7, fToxJac2.pri, whole genome shotgun sequence genome:
- the LOC121184135 gene encoding interleukin-1 beta-like, whose translation MESKMACNLTEMWSPKMPKGLDLEISHHPMTMRRVVSLIIAMERLKAGRSESVLSTEFRDENLLDIMLENIVDEHVFERTSAPPDQFSRTGEHQCTVTDSQKRSLVLVENSMELHAVMLQGGSNNRKVQLNMSTYVHPSPIAEARPVALGIKGTNLYLSCHKQGDEPTLHLEAVEDKNNLLAITSESDMARFLFYKRDTGLNISTLMSARFPDWYISTAESDSKPVEMCLESARRYRTFNIQRQS comes from the exons atggaatcCAAGATGGCATGCAACCTGACCGAGATGTGGAGCCCCAAGATGCCAAAGGGACTGGACCTGGAGATCTCCCATCATCCAATGACAATGAGGCGCGTGGTCAGCCTCATCATTGCCATGGAGAGGCTGAAGGCTGGCAGATCAGAGTCAGTGCTGAGCACTGAATTCAGAGATGAGAACCTGCTTGACATCATGCTGGAGAACATAGTGGATG AGCATGTGTTCGAGCGTACTTCAGCTCCACCAGATCAGTTCAGCAGGACAGGTGAGCACCAGTGCACCGTGACCGACAGCCAGAAAAGGAGCTTAGTTCTGGTTGAAAACAGCATGGAGCTCCACGCAGTTATGCTGCAGGGAGGCAGCAACAACCGCAAAG TTCAACTGAACATGTCGACCTACGTGCACCCGTCCCCCATCGCTGAGGCAAGACCTGTGGCTCTGGGCATTAAGGGCACAAATCTCTACCTGTCGTGCCACAAGCAAGGTGACGAGCCAACCCTGCATCTGGAG GCAGtggaagacaaaaacaatctgCTGGCGATCACCTCGGAAAGCGACATGGCGCGATTTCTGTtctacaaacgggacaccgggCTGAACATCAGCACCCTCATGTCTGCCCGCTTCCCTGACTGGTACATCAGCACAGCAGAGAGTGACAGTAAGCCAGTAGAAATGTGCCTGGAGAGTGCCAGACGCTACAGAACCTTCAACATCCAGCGTCAGAGTTAA